The following proteins come from a genomic window of Streptomyces sp. NBC_01716:
- a CDS encoding ATP-binding protein gives MTSLRHLLARAVAVEQRVRRAVEARQRVDPDPDDAFRGLYLTEENVARLLDEEGARSFPPPDEQLVADPPDSRLTTLAAEFGLTALDVEILLIALVPDLDDRFEAFYGYLNDDVTRRRPSAGLALGLCGSSPADQAARARLAARSPLRAGGLLLVEDLERPFLSRALRVPDRVTAHLLGDDTPDPRLADLLAPWHAVRGVGDPAPLAGVLADGVRLAYLREDQGGAGTALAASALTGAGLGVLGLDLARLAEDPAPRDSVRALVREARLSGAGLVCAPLDAVFREHPSLLRLLTATQVPTILVGRAPWDASWSASPPLLLHAPRVEPSARGALWTDAYEQWAGAPLPPAIEANRLLAPFLLTPEQVTGAARSAAQTARLAGGLTPDHVRQGARAQNAAGLDRLARRIEPTVTWDDLVLPADTHAQLRELTARARHRDRVLGEWGMRPGGGRGRGVSALFAGDSGTGKTMSAEVIAADLGLDLYTVDLATVIDKYVGETEKNLERIFTEAAGVNGVLLFDEADAIFGKRSDVKDAHDRYANVESAYLLQRMESFDGLAILATNLRANLDDAFTRRLDLVVDFPLPDPAQRLLLWERCLGPLLPRGTDLDLDFCASNFELAGGNIRSIAVTSAYLSAETGTPVTMETLIHAVQREYQKLGRLTLASEFGPYLGLVRD, from the coding sequence GACCCGGACGACGCGTTCCGCGGCCTGTATCTGACGGAGGAGAACGTCGCGAGACTGCTCGACGAGGAGGGAGCCCGGTCGTTCCCGCCTCCTGACGAGCAGTTGGTGGCCGACCCTCCGGATTCCCGGCTCACCACCCTGGCGGCGGAGTTCGGCCTGACCGCGCTGGACGTCGAGATCCTGCTGATCGCGCTCGTACCGGATCTGGACGACCGGTTCGAGGCGTTCTACGGCTACTTGAACGATGACGTGACCCGCCGCCGTCCGTCCGCCGGCCTGGCCCTGGGTCTGTGCGGCTCGTCCCCGGCGGACCAGGCGGCCCGCGCTCGGCTGGCGGCCCGTTCCCCGTTGCGGGCGGGTGGACTGCTCCTGGTCGAGGACCTGGAACGGCCTTTCCTGAGCAGGGCGTTGCGGGTGCCGGACCGGGTGACGGCGCATCTGCTGGGCGACGACACCCCGGATCCGCGGCTGGCGGATCTGCTGGCCCCGTGGCACGCGGTACGTGGCGTCGGCGACCCGGCCCCGCTCGCCGGGGTGTTGGCAGACGGGGTCCGACTCGCCTATCTCCGCGAGGACCAGGGCGGCGCGGGTACGGCCCTGGCGGCGTCCGCGCTGACGGGTGCCGGCCTCGGCGTGCTGGGCCTGGACCTGGCACGGCTGGCGGAGGATCCGGCGCCGCGGGATTCCGTGCGTGCGCTGGTGCGGGAGGCGCGGCTGAGCGGGGCCGGGTTGGTGTGCGCCCCGCTGGACGCTGTGTTCCGCGAGCACCCTTCCCTGCTACGCCTCCTGACGGCCACACAGGTACCGACGATCCTGGTGGGCAGGGCCCCGTGGGACGCCTCGTGGTCCGCCTCTCCCCCACTGCTCCTGCACGCGCCCCGGGTGGAGCCGTCGGCGCGGGGGGCCTTGTGGACGGACGCGTACGAACAGTGGGCCGGGGCCCCGCTCCCGCCCGCGATCGAGGCGAACCGTCTGCTCGCTCCCTTCCTCCTCACGCCGGAACAGGTCACGGGCGCGGCGCGCAGCGCGGCCCAGACGGCGCGCCTGGCGGGTGGGCTCACCCCCGACCATGTACGCCAGGGTGCCCGCGCCCAGAACGCGGCGGGCCTGGACCGCCTGGCGCGCCGTATCGAACCCACGGTGACCTGGGACGACTTGGTCCTCCCCGCCGACACCCACGCCCAACTCCGCGAACTCACGGCCCGCGCCCGCCACCGCGACCGGGTGCTGGGCGAATGGGGTATGCGCCCGGGAGGCGGTAGGGGCCGGGGCGTCTCGGCCCTGTTCGCGGGCGACTCGGGCACGGGCAAGACGATGTCGGCGGAGGTGATCGCGGCGGATCTGGGCCTGGATCTCTACACGGTGGATCTGGCGACGGTGATCGACAAGTACGTGGGCGAGACGGAGAAGAACCTCGAACGCATCTTCACGGAGGCGGCGGGGGTGAACGGCGTGCTGCTGTTCGACGAGGCGGACGCGATCTTCGGCAAACGCTCCGACGTGAAGGACGCGCACGACCGCTACGCGAACGTGGAGAGCGCGTACCTGCTCCAACGGATGGAGTCCTTCGACGGCCTGGCCATCCTGGCAACCAACCTCCGCGCCAACCTGGACGACGCGTTCACCCGCCGCCTGGACCTGGTAGTCGACTTCCCGCTCCCAGACCCGGCACAGCGCCTCCTGCTCTGGGAACGCTGCCTGGGCCCCCTGCTGCCCCGGGGCACGGACCTGGACCTGGACTTCTGCGCGTCCAACTTCGAGCTGGCGGGAGGCAACATCCGCTCGATAGCAGTGACGTCAGCATACCTGTCGGCGGAGACGGGCACCCCGGTGACGATGGAGACACTGATCCACGCGGTCCAGAGGGAGTATCAAAAACTGGGCCGCCTGACGCTGGCGTCGGAGTTCGGACCGTATCTGGGGTTGGTGCGCGACTGA
- a CDS encoding DUF2283 domain-containing protein, with protein MTDVRVTYDKTLNTAYVYLTEPQARVKSARMYPCDPVDVDGMINLDFDEQGRLIGIEVLAASSKMPEYLLQSAERLDTEGA; from the coding sequence GTGACAGACGTCAGAGTCACCTACGACAAGACCCTCAACACAGCGTACGTATACCTCACCGAACCGCAGGCCCGCGTGAAGTCCGCGCGCATGTATCCCTGCGATCCAGTGGACGTCGACGGCATGATCAACCTCGACTTCGACGAGCAGGGCCGCCTCATCGGCATCGAGGTATTGGCGGCCAGTTCGAAAATGCCCGAGTACCTGCTCCAGTCCGCGGAGCGACTTGACACCGAAGGTGCATGA
- a CDS encoding transposase family protein, whose amino-acid sequence MLVHPSGIDLSTSTLRYLSDLLRARRRERGTRWRRLSADRQALLALAHLRCGHTYAQLAAGFGIGLATVYRYIVEAVEVLAALAPTLQQAMTVAANKAFVILDGTLLHIDRIAADRPYCSGKHKRHGMNVQVIADAFGRLLWASPALPGVVHDIKAACTHGIIEALTQAGIRPWADKGYQGAQGTIRVPYRGCWSTLPAGKRAVNSSHAKIRAVGEQANATLKSWRLLRKLRCGTTRITDIVKAVLALHLATAA is encoded by the coding sequence ATGCTTGTCCACCCATCGGGGATCGATCTGTCCACCTCGACCCTGCGCTACCTGTCCGACCTGCTGAGAGCCCGGCGGCGTGAGCGCGGCACGCGCTGGCGCCGCCTGAGCGCGGACCGACAGGCTCTGCTCGCGCTGGCCCATCTGCGCTGCGGGCACACGTACGCTCAGCTCGCGGCCGGCTTCGGGATCGGGCTGGCCACCGTCTACCGGTACATCGTCGAGGCGGTTGAGGTCCTGGCCGCCCTTGCCCCCACCCTCCAGCAGGCCATGACCGTCGCCGCCAACAAGGCATTCGTGATCCTGGACGGCACCCTGCTGCACATCGACCGCATTGCCGCCGACCGCCCCTACTGCTCTGGCAAGCACAAGCGCCACGGCATGAACGTCCAGGTAATCGCCGACGCGTTCGGACGCCTGCTCTGGGCCTCACCTGCCCTGCCAGGTGTCGTCCACGACATCAAGGCCGCATGCACCCACGGCATCATCGAAGCTCTCACCCAAGCCGGCATCCGGCCGTGGGCCGACAAGGGATATCAGGGAGCTCAGGGGACGATCCGGGTGCCTTACCGGGGCTGCTGGAGCACGCTCCCAGCCGGGAAGCGGGCGGTGAACTCCTCCCACGCCAAGATCCGAGCCGTCGGAGAGCAGGCCAACGCCACCCTGAAGAGCTGGCGGCTCCTGCGCAAACTCCGTTGCGGCACCACCCGCATCACCGACATCGTCAAGGCCGTCCTGGCCTTGCACCTCGCCACGGCAGCCTGA
- a CDS encoding HEAT repeat domain-containing protein, giving the protein MSISTVRLVPAPLVDIESAAATFISLGLTKHAAHIAEANQASAEEIWLTGDAETSVHWVNDELLDVSYIVVRGGNADSLAENIRSELPMDGIPDLQARAIADRDPDVLIDTLYRTAVVAGSKYDPRAFALLRWGLGDPDPLIRRVSLVAVSITGWERFIPILDEISKQDIVSEVRDQAARVRDGLKPGTENL; this is encoded by the coding sequence GTGAGCATTTCCACCGTTCGACTCGTTCCTGCGCCGCTTGTAGATATTGAATCGGCGGCGGCAACGTTCATTTCGTTGGGGCTTACCAAGCATGCCGCTCACATCGCAGAGGCCAACCAGGCCTCAGCCGAGGAGATTTGGCTGACAGGCGATGCTGAGACGTCAGTGCACTGGGTCAACGACGAACTGCTCGATGTCAGCTACATCGTCGTGCGTGGAGGCAATGCCGATTCTCTGGCCGAGAATATCCGGTCAGAGCTTCCGATGGATGGAATCCCGGACTTGCAGGCTAGAGCAATTGCGGACCGAGACCCTGATGTCCTGATTGACACCCTCTATCGAACCGCAGTTGTCGCAGGTTCGAAGTACGATCCTCGGGCATTCGCTCTGTTGCGCTGGGGGCTTGGCGATCCTGATCCGCTGATTCGGAGGGTTTCGCTGGTAGCTGTCTCGATTACCGGCTGGGAAAGATTCATTCCGATCTTAGACGAAATTAGCAAACAGGACATCGTAAGTGAAGTGCGCGATCAAGCCGCCCGTGTCCGCGATGGTCTGAAACCTGGAACCGAGAACCTCTGA
- a CDS encoding phage tail protein, translating to MKAVPEKPSAAPARHDVPHRTEAAPRSPAPAPAPDRRGIQRLQRMAGNAAVSRLVAQRYTAPVKPAPAQAAGFRKVKADVAAKKARVAAHPPAAGEAKASQDAAVAPPDDKEAQGKAANAEKMNEAKPGEFDKKAFVDAVNKAIDAQAPKNLDEADKFSKSGKADQVKAEVDGKVTDGKESSAKDIDTATAAPPDTSAAKDKEVTPLTPDQPPANPGAPSAADAIPEKQPAAVTDFSEGPAQNDQAMEDAEVTEEQLAKGNEPEFNEALAAKKTSEADAAKAPAKGKAAEDQQLAAAKAGAAASGAQAMTALTAKRDAAGKQVDGGKGDTKTKDEKKRAEVTAKLQKVYDGTKKDVEETLSGLDKKVDTAFTSGEKAARDAFTADHKRRMKKYKDKRYSGLMGKGRWVKDKFAGLPKEANDLYQEARKLYVSKMQTVISSVADIIGAELGRAKARIAKGRAELKAEVDKLPADLKAFGEEAAKDFAGKFDDLEATVDEKSEQLVQDLATKYTAALNKIDEEIKKLQEANRGLIDKAKDAIVGAIKTINELKNLLLGILAKAASAIMKIIKDPIGFLRNLVTAVGAGLNLFITNIADHLKTGVVSWLLGTAVKAGLELPARFDLKGIIQLIGSLLGLTWDNIRARVTRKGVPDEAMSAVETSVPVAQNLAREGPAGAAKEIQAETGDLKTTILQKLTSYLIPTVLIAGITWILSLLNPASAFIRAVKGIIDIVTFIVTQGAQIVDFVNAVLDAVIQIANGGQAGVPKLVEAALAASVPLLIGFLAALLGIGGLANKVKSVFQSVSRPVTRAIDKIVDFIAKKGKALWARLRSKKDKSTPERDPSARSQQKKQQRLDRAISVLRPKVYALIGRNVSESRLRVQLLTWRGMYRLSSLIVKRNEGNVDVIAKVNPEGKVAEKVVSKLGPDLHAMLSKIGSDLITRPDIKEDAKKIQQDRMKAKQQREDDRIETRERREEEAAARAAATGKNPKVKDVPLSSRPGRSQAAEALAIYDENLRRDPKAADNIEIVPGIEVKENQTYSSMPGHIKTFGLGRGGHYDPFVINILDGLSEKGYTTPELQQAIAEVAQGLRPSNQAISNDPKAVAQLASIVRLMFAVEGGRNPIALATSAMTWESAHLPNTTWGDVVVKYNPMAPRGINETVRASLVPEAERSAALQAKVQRMLRNEMDTTIRWVKTLMTGDNPLFESEHECRIFVESRMESHLKSRIAAYVLPGGTL from the coding sequence ATGAAGGCGGTCCCGGAGAAGCCTTCAGCCGCGCCCGCGCGCCACGATGTCCCGCACCGCACGGAGGCGGCGCCCCGGTCGCCGGCCCCCGCCCCCGCGCCTGACCGCCGTGGCATCCAGCGGTTGCAGCGGATGGCCGGGAACGCGGCGGTGTCCCGTCTGGTCGCCCAGCGCTACACCGCCCCGGTCAAACCGGCCCCCGCGCAGGCGGCCGGTTTCCGCAAGGTCAAGGCGGATGTGGCGGCGAAGAAGGCACGGGTCGCCGCGCACCCGCCGGCGGCCGGTGAGGCGAAGGCGTCGCAGGACGCGGCGGTGGCGCCGCCGGACGACAAGGAAGCCCAGGGCAAGGCCGCGAACGCCGAGAAGATGAACGAGGCGAAGCCCGGCGAGTTCGACAAGAAGGCGTTCGTCGACGCGGTGAACAAGGCGATCGACGCGCAGGCGCCGAAGAACCTCGACGAGGCGGACAAGTTCTCCAAGTCGGGCAAGGCGGACCAGGTCAAGGCGGAGGTCGACGGGAAGGTCACGGACGGCAAGGAGTCCTCGGCCAAGGACATCGACACCGCGACGGCGGCCCCGCCGGACACCTCCGCGGCCAAGGACAAAGAGGTCACCCCCCTCACCCCGGACCAGCCCCCGGCCAACCCGGGCGCCCCCTCGGCGGCGGACGCGATCCCGGAGAAGCAGCCCGCGGCGGTGACGGACTTCTCGGAGGGTCCGGCGCAGAACGACCAGGCGATGGAGGACGCGGAGGTCACCGAGGAGCAGCTGGCGAAGGGCAACGAGCCGGAGTTCAACGAGGCGCTGGCGGCGAAGAAGACGTCGGAGGCCGATGCGGCGAAGGCTCCGGCGAAGGGGAAGGCGGCGGAGGACCAGCAGTTGGCCGCCGCGAAGGCGGGGGCTGCGGCGTCCGGTGCCCAGGCGATGACGGCGCTGACCGCGAAGCGTGACGCGGCCGGGAAGCAGGTGGACGGCGGCAAGGGCGACACGAAGACGAAGGACGAGAAGAAGCGCGCCGAGGTCACGGCGAAACTCCAGAAGGTCTACGACGGCACGAAGAAGGATGTCGAGGAGACGCTGTCCGGCCTGGACAAGAAGGTCGACACGGCGTTCACGTCGGGGGAGAAGGCGGCGCGGGACGCGTTCACGGCGGACCACAAGCGCCGGATGAAGAAGTACAAGGACAAGCGCTACTCCGGCCTGATGGGCAAGGGCCGCTGGGTGAAGGACAAGTTCGCGGGGCTGCCCAAGGAGGCGAACGACCTCTACCAGGAGGCCCGCAAGCTCTACGTCTCGAAGATGCAGACCGTCATCTCGTCGGTGGCCGACATCATCGGCGCCGAGCTGGGCCGGGCGAAGGCCCGTATCGCCAAGGGCCGGGCCGAGTTGAAGGCGGAGGTCGACAAACTGCCCGCCGATCTGAAGGCGTTCGGCGAGGAGGCGGCGAAGGACTTCGCGGGCAAGTTCGACGACCTGGAAGCGACGGTCGACGAGAAGTCGGAGCAGCTGGTCCAGGACCTGGCGACCAAGTACACGGCGGCGCTGAACAAGATCGACGAGGAGATCAAGAAGCTCCAGGAGGCGAACCGGGGCCTGATCGACAAGGCGAAGGACGCGATCGTCGGCGCGATCAAGACGATCAATGAGCTGAAGAACCTGCTCCTGGGGATCCTCGCGAAGGCCGCCTCCGCGATCATGAAGATCATCAAGGACCCGATCGGCTTCCTCCGTAACCTGGTCACGGCGGTCGGCGCGGGCCTGAACCTCTTCATCACGAACATCGCGGACCACCTCAAGACGGGTGTCGTGTCCTGGCTGCTGGGCACGGCGGTCAAGGCGGGCCTCGAACTCCCGGCGAGGTTCGACCTCAAGGGCATCATCCAGCTGATCGGCTCCCTGCTGGGCCTGACCTGGGACAACATCCGCGCACGCGTGACCCGCAAGGGCGTCCCTGACGAGGCGATGTCCGCGGTCGAGACGTCGGTCCCGGTGGCCCAGAACCTGGCCCGCGAGGGCCCGGCGGGCGCGGCGAAGGAGATCCAGGCGGAGACGGGCGACCTGAAGACCACGATCCTCCAGAAGCTCACGAGCTACCTGATCCCCACGGTCCTCATCGCCGGCATCACCTGGATCCTCTCCCTGCTGAACCCGGCGTCGGCCTTCATCAGGGCGGTCAAGGGGATCATCGACATCGTCACGTTCATCGTGACGCAGGGCGCCCAGATCGTCGATTTCGTGAACGCGGTGCTGGACGCGGTCATCCAAATCGCAAACGGCGGCCAGGCGGGCGTCCCCAAACTGGTCGAAGCGGCCCTGGCCGCGAGCGTCCCACTCCTGATCGGCTTCCTGGCGGCGCTACTGGGCATCGGCGGCCTGGCGAACAAGGTCAAGTCGGTGTTCCAGTCGGTGTCGCGCCCGGTGACCCGCGCTATCGACAAGATTGTCGACTTCATAGCCAAGAAGGGCAAGGCCCTCTGGGCCAGGCTCAGGAGCAAGAAAGATAAGAGCACTCCCGAGAGGGACCCATCCGCGCGGAGTCAACAAAAAAAGCAGCAACGCCTCGATCGAGCCATAAGCGTTCTGCGGCCCAAGGTTTATGCCCTCATTGGGCGAAATGTATCTGAGTCGCGCCTTCGTGTACAGCTCCTTACCTGGCGAGGAATGTATCGCCTCTCCAGTCTTATCGTTAAACGTAATGAAGGCAATGTCGACGTCATTGCCAAGGTGAACCCGGAAGGAAAGGTGGCCGAAAAGGTCGTGAGCAAACTCGGGCCAGATCTACATGCAATGCTATCTAAGATCGGATCCGATCTGATAACTCGGCCAGACATTAAAGAGGATGCGAAGAAGATCCAACAGGATCGAATGAAAGCCAAGCAGCAGCGTGAAGATGACCGGATTGAGACGCGGGAGCGACGAGAAGAGGAGGCGGCGGCGAGGGCCGCTGCCACTGGAAAGAATCCCAAGGTTAAGGACGTCCCTCTCTCATCGCGCCCCGGACGGTCCCAGGCCGCCGAGGCCCTGGCCATCTATGACGAGAACCTGCGCCGCGATCCGAAAGCTGCTGACAATATTGAGATTGTCCCAGGAATTGAAGTGAAGGAAAATCAAACCTATTCGTCAATGCCTGGGCACATAAAGACCTTCGGGCTTGGTCGGGGAGGGCACTACGATCCGTTCGTCATTAATATTCTGGACGGATTATCGGAAAAAGGATACACAACCCCAGAGCTCCAACAGGCGATCGCGGAAGTAGCTCAAGGGTTGCGACCATCGAACCAGGCCATCTCGAACGATCCTAAAGCGGTGGCGCAACTTGCCTCCATAGTCCGACTGATGTTTGCTGTGGAGGGAGGCCGCAATCCGATCGCGTTGGCCACTAGCGCGATGACGTGGGAATCGGCGCACCTACCAAATACGACATGGGGGGATGTGGTCGTAAAATATAACCCAATGGCGCCAAGGGGAATCAATGAAACGGTGAGGGCATCGCTAGTGCCGGAGGCTGAGCGATCGGCGGCGCTTCAGGCAAAGGTTCAGCGGATGCTCCGGAACGAGATGGATACCACCATCCGATGGGTAAAGACCCTCATGACCGGTGACAATCCGTTGTTTGAGAGTGAACACGAATGCAGGATCTTCGTGGAATCAAGGATGGAAAGTCACTTGAAGTCGCGTATTGCGGCCTATGTCCTACCCGGGGGGACTTTGTGA
- a CDS encoding phage tail sheath family protein, whose translation MPSYLSPGVYVEEVESGSRPIEGVGTSIAAFVGFAQKGPFDEPTLITNWTQYVTTFGDFVDGTYLASSVYGFFSNGGGVCYVVRIGDGTSVGDETGELAAGAEVQIGPYAVKPRPGVTGEITVEVTAAEGDDPPSDTFQLIVRRDGQVAETYPSVTTKRSKENVATRVNAKSELIEIRDPGRGAAPARPEPQTVALAPAAPAAPAAGGAGALAPEVYVGDADRRTGLGGLEAVEEVTMIAAPDLMSAYQRGLLDLESVIAVQQGLISHCELMGDRVAILDPPPGLSPQQVRSWRTDRANFDSKYATLYYPWISVADPASGRATLVPPSGHIAGVWARNDDTRGVHKAPANEVVRGAVTLQTQLTKGEHDLLNPIGLNCIRSFPGRGIRVWGARTLASDPAWRYLNVRRLFNYLEESILAGTQWVVFEPNDDALWARVRRTVSAFLVNEWRKGSLFGLTPEEAFYVKCDRETNPPESIDAGQVVCEIGVAPVKPAEFVVFRLAQLTGGSGGIDE comes from the coding sequence ATGCCGTCGTACCTGTCCCCCGGCGTCTACGTCGAAGAGGTCGAGTCCGGGTCCCGGCCGATCGAAGGGGTGGGCACCTCGATAGCCGCCTTCGTCGGCTTCGCCCAGAAGGGGCCGTTCGACGAGCCGACACTGATCACAAATTGGACCCAGTACGTGACCACCTTCGGCGACTTCGTCGACGGCACGTATCTCGCCTCGTCCGTCTACGGCTTCTTCTCGAACGGCGGCGGCGTCTGCTACGTCGTACGGATCGGCGACGGCACCTCCGTCGGCGACGAGACCGGCGAACTGGCGGCGGGGGCCGAGGTGCAGATCGGGCCCTACGCCGTGAAGCCCCGGCCGGGCGTGACGGGTGAGATCACCGTCGAGGTCACCGCGGCCGAGGGCGACGATCCCCCCTCCGACACCTTCCAGCTCATCGTGCGGCGCGACGGACAGGTCGCGGAGACGTACCCCTCCGTGACGACGAAGCGCAGCAAGGAGAACGTCGCCACCCGCGTCAACGCCAAGTCGGAGCTGATCGAGATACGCGACCCGGGGCGCGGCGCCGCCCCCGCCCGGCCCGAGCCACAGACCGTGGCCCTCGCACCCGCCGCGCCCGCGGCCCCCGCCGCCGGCGGTGCCGGTGCGCTCGCACCCGAGGTGTACGTCGGCGACGCCGACCGCCGGACAGGTCTGGGCGGTCTGGAGGCGGTCGAGGAGGTCACGATGATCGCCGCCCCCGACCTGATGAGCGCCTACCAACGCGGGCTGCTGGACCTGGAGTCGGTGATCGCCGTCCAGCAAGGGTTGATATCGCACTGCGAGTTGATGGGCGACCGGGTGGCGATTCTGGACCCGCCGCCGGGTCTTTCCCCGCAGCAGGTGCGGAGTTGGCGTACGGACCGGGCGAACTTCGACTCGAAGTACGCGACGCTCTACTACCCCTGGATCAGCGTCGCGGACCCGGCGTCCGGCCGCGCCACGCTCGTACCGCCGAGCGGGCACATCGCCGGGGTCTGGGCGCGCAACGACGACACGCGCGGGGTGCACAAGGCCCCGGCGAACGAGGTCGTACGGGGCGCGGTCACGCTCCAGACCCAACTCACCAAGGGCGAGCACGATCTGCTCAATCCGATCGGGCTGAACTGCATCCGTTCCTTCCCCGGGCGCGGCATCCGGGTGTGGGGCGCGCGGACCCTCGCGTCGGATCCGGCCTGGCGGTACCTGAATGTGCGGCGGCTCTTCAACTACCTGGAGGAGTCGATCCTCGCCGGTACGCAGTGGGTCGTCTTCGAGCCGAACGACGACGCGCTGTGGGCGCGTGTCCGGCGTACCGTCTCGGCGTTCCTGGTGAACGAATGGCGCAAGGGATCGCTGTTCGGGCTCACACCGGAAGAGGCGTTCTACGTGAAGTGCGACCGGGAGACGAACCCGCCCGAGAGCATCGACGCCGGTCAGGTCGTCTGCGAGATCGGGGTCGCGCCGGTCAAGCCGGCCGAGTTCGTGGTGTTCCGGCTCGCCCAACTGACCGGCGGCAGCGGCGGGATCGACGAATGA
- a CDS encoding phage tail protein produces MPLPDLDSSVGHSFGLEFDSVIIKQITEVSGLKMEQDVIELKQNTADGKYAIKKLPGRPKAGEVTVTRGLTEDNSFEQWIRDSRFGRMTNARRNGAVIVYDYEGLPIKRYTLINAWPKSLEIGTLKAGDTSVLTEKLAITYESMELG; encoded by the coding sequence GTGCCACTTCCCGATCTCGACAGTTCCGTCGGACATTCCTTCGGCCTCGAATTCGACAGCGTCATCATCAAGCAGATCACCGAGGTCAGCGGTCTAAAGATGGAGCAGGACGTCATCGAGCTGAAGCAGAACACCGCAGACGGCAAGTACGCCATCAAGAAGCTGCCCGGCCGCCCCAAGGCCGGCGAGGTCACCGTGACCCGGGGGCTCACGGAGGACAACAGCTTCGAACAGTGGATCAGGGACTCCCGGTTCGGCCGTATGACGAACGCCCGCCGCAACGGCGCCGTCATCGTCTACGACTACGAGGGCCTGCCGATCAAGCGCTACACGCTCATCAACGCCTGGCCGAAGTCCCTGGAGATCGGGACGCTCAAGGCCGGTGACACCTCGGTCCTGACGGAGAAGCTGGCGATCACGTACGAGAGCATGGAACTCGGCTGA
- a CDS encoding DUF6760 family protein: MTYAADLLYEEVAYLAYHFHWPLDDLLDLEHPERLRFVAQVARLNGS, translated from the coding sequence GTGACGTACGCGGCCGACCTGCTGTACGAGGAAGTCGCGTACCTCGCCTATCACTTCCACTGGCCACTGGACGACCTGCTGGACCTGGAACATCCGGAACGTCTGAGGTTCGTGGCTCAGGTCGCCCGTCTCAACGGGAGCTAG
- a CDS encoding phage tail protein: MATAPDSDPAVSVCFVVTIDDIELGSFNTCDGLGCEVVLETREEGGNNGHVWQLPTRLKYSNVKLSRPLTRETEKVARWFATMTTGFSRKTAHIEARTGDGRKVAQWGLLEVVPVRWTGPSFTPESPKVAMETIEIAHHGYVMEG, encoded by the coding sequence ATGGCCACCGCCCCGGACAGCGATCCCGCCGTCAGCGTCTGCTTCGTCGTGACGATCGACGACATCGAACTCGGATCGTTCAACACCTGTGACGGCCTGGGCTGCGAAGTGGTGCTCGAAACCCGCGAGGAGGGCGGCAACAACGGGCATGTGTGGCAGCTGCCGACCCGACTGAAGTACTCCAACGTCAAGCTGTCCCGGCCGCTCACCCGCGAGACCGAGAAGGTGGCGCGCTGGTTCGCCACCATGACGACCGGGTTCAGCCGCAAGACCGCGCACATCGAGGCGCGCACCGGTGACGGGCGGAAGGTGGCCCAGTGGGGGCTGCTTGAGGTCGTACCCGTCCGCTGGACCGGGCCATCGTTCACACCCGAGTCGCCGAAGGTCGCGATGGAGACGATCGAGATCGCCCATCACGGCTATGTGATGGAGGGCTGA
- a CDS encoding CIS tube protein, whose protein sequence is MSGAGPIAFSAAGTSGVASAAKGGSARPKLEHAYLELRTPPTGGGLTPGGPCGRIDFQFNPKELSLTKAASWKRTPAKGAKSSGPPEYQGSQPSKLTVEMFFDASDTQDTRVVTSVEQLFACCVPTSETRQQQRASPPWVVFHWGGLTGFPGYVSQVAAKYTLFTTSGVPIRAVCQVTMEEISGETPGQNPTSGALAARRVHRVDAGDSLPSLAHQEYGDAAAWRVIAEANGIDDPMRLAPGTQLLLPALDELNRLQDGTGRDRGGYDAGIVVPPAVGRRG, encoded by the coding sequence ATGAGCGGTGCGGGACCCATCGCTTTCAGCGCCGCCGGTACGTCCGGCGTGGCCTCGGCCGCGAAGGGCGGATCGGCCCGGCCCAAGCTGGAGCACGCCTATCTGGAGCTGCGCACGCCCCCCACCGGTGGTGGTCTCACACCGGGCGGTCCGTGCGGGCGGATCGACTTCCAGTTCAACCCGAAGGAGTTGAGCCTCACCAAGGCCGCGTCCTGGAAACGGACTCCGGCCAAGGGCGCGAAGAGCTCGGGCCCGCCCGAGTACCAGGGCTCGCAGCCCAGCAAGCTCACCGTCGAGATGTTCTTCGACGCCAGCGACACCCAGGACACCCGCGTGGTGACGTCGGTGGAACAGCTGTTCGCGTGCTGCGTGCCGACGAGCGAGACGCGGCAGCAGCAGCGGGCGTCGCCCCCATGGGTGGTCTTCCACTGGGGCGGACTCACGGGATTTCCCGGCTACGTCAGCCAAGTGGCCGCGAAATACACGCTGTTCACCACCTCCGGGGTGCCGATCCGGGCGGTCTGCCAGGTCACGATGGAGGAGATCAGCGGGGAGACGCCGGGGCAGAACCCCACCTCCGGCGCGCTGGCCGCCCGCCGCGTGCACCGCGTCGACGCCGGGGACTCGCTGCCGTCGCTGGCCCACCAGGAGTACGGCGACGCCGCCGCCTGGCGCGTGATCGCCGAGGCCAACGGCATCGACGACCCGATGCGCCTCGCCCCCGGCACCCAGCTCCTGCTGCCTGCCCTGGACGAGCTGAACCGGCTCCAGGACGGTACGGGCCGCGACCGGGGCGGATACGACGCCGGCATCGTCGTCCCACCGGCAGTCGGGAGGCGGGGCTGA